In Pantoea cypripedii, the following proteins share a genomic window:
- a CDS encoding citrate synthase, with protein MTDKKVTLTLQDNTPVELDVMKGTLGQDVVDVRALGSKGLFTFDPGFTSTASCESKITFIDGDEGILLHRGFPIDQLATNSNYLEVCYILLNGEAPTQDQYEEFRTTVTRHTMIHEQITRLFHGFRRDSHPMAVMCGVTGALAAFYHDSLDVNIERHREIAAFRLLSKMPTMAAMCYKYSIGQPFVYPRNDLSYAGNFLHMMFATPCEEYKVNPVLERAMDRILILHADHEQNASTSTVRTAGSSGANPFACIAAGIASLWGPAHGGANEATLRMLEEISTVEHIPEFVRRAKDKNDSFRLMGFGHRVYKNYDPRATVMRETCHEVLNELGMKDDLLEVAMELEHIALNDPYFIERKLYPNVDFYSGIILKAMGIPSSMFTVIFAMARTVGWIAHWKEMHDEGMKIARPRQLYTGYTERPFTSALKK; from the coding sequence ATGACAGATAAAAAAGTGACGCTAACCCTACAAGACAATACGCCTGTTGAACTGGATGTGATGAAAGGCACGCTGGGACAGGATGTCGTTGATGTCCGCGCTCTCGGATCTAAAGGCCTGTTTACCTTCGACCCCGGTTTCACGTCTACAGCGTCATGCGAATCAAAAATCACCTTTATAGATGGTGATGAAGGTATTTTGTTACATCGCGGTTTCCCGATTGATCAACTGGCAACAAACTCAAACTACCTGGAAGTGTGTTACATCCTGCTCAATGGCGAAGCGCCAACCCAGGATCAGTACGAAGAATTCCGCACCACCGTTACCCGCCACACCATGATCCACGAGCAAATCACCCGCCTGTTCCACGGTTTCCGTCGTGACTCCCATCCGATGGCGGTGATGTGTGGTGTGACCGGTGCGCTGGCGGCGTTTTATCATGACTCGCTGGACGTGAATATTGAACGTCACCGTGAAATCGCTGCGTTCCGTCTGCTGTCTAAAATGCCGACCATGGCGGCGATGTGCTACAAATACTCCATCGGTCAGCCGTTCGTTTATCCGCGCAATGACCTCTCCTACGCCGGTAACTTCCTGCACATGATGTTCGCCACGCCGTGCGAAGAGTACAAAGTGAACCCGGTGCTGGAACGCGCAATGGACCGTATTCTGATTCTGCACGCCGACCATGAGCAAAACGCCTCTACTTCTACTGTGCGTACCGCGGGTTCATCAGGCGCTAACCCGTTTGCCTGTATCGCAGCCGGTATCGCCTCCCTGTGGGGACCGGCGCACGGTGGTGCTAACGAAGCCACGCTGCGTATGCTGGAAGAGATCAGCACCGTGGAACATATCCCGGAATTCGTCCGCCGTGCAAAAGACAAGAACGATTCGTTCCGTCTGATGGGCTTCGGTCACCGCGTGTATAAGAACTATGACCCGCGTGCCACCGTGATGCGTGAAACCTGCCACGAAGTGCTGAACGAGCTGGGCATGAAAGATGACCTGCTGGAAGTGGCGATGGAGCTGGAACATATCGCGCTGAACGACCCGTACTTCATCGAGCGCAAACTCTACCCGAACGTTGATTTCTACTCAGGCATTATTCTGAAAGCGATGGGTATTCCATCTTCAATGTTCACGGTGATCTTCGCCATGGCGCGTACCGTTGGCTGGATTGCCCACTGGAAAGAGATGCACGACGAAGGCATGAAGATTGCCCGTCCGCGTCAGCTGTACACCGGTTATACCGAGCGTCCTTTCACCTCTGCGCTGAAAAAATAA
- the sdhC gene encoding succinate dehydrogenase cytochrome b556 subunit has protein sequence MGKTVKKQRPVNLDLSTIRFPVTAISSILHRVSGVITFVALGILLWLLGLSLSSPEGFLQAASIMDGFFAKFIMWGILTALAYHAVGGIRHMLMDFGYLPETLEMGTRSAQAAFGITVVLSILAGVLVW, from the coding sequence GTGGGCAAAACCGTGAAAAAACAAAGACCTGTTAACTTGGATCTCTCGACGATCCGGTTTCCCGTTACTGCAATATCGTCCATTCTCCACCGCGTCTCCGGCGTGATCACCTTTGTCGCTCTCGGAATTCTGCTCTGGTTACTGGGTCTCTCGCTCTCTTCTCCCGAAGGTTTCCTGCAAGCCGCGTCCATTATGGATGGCTTCTTCGCTAAGTTCATCATGTGGGGCATTCTTACCGCGCTGGCATATCATGCCGTGGGCGGCATTCGCCATATGTTAATGGACTTCGGCTATCTGCCGGAAACACTGGAAATGGGCACCCGTTCCGCTCAGGCGGCTTTTGGTATCACTGTCGTGCTTTCAATTTTGGCTGGAGTCCTCGTATGGTAA
- the sdhD gene encoding succinate dehydrogenase membrane anchor subunit: MVSNASALGRNGIHDWLLLRAAAILITLYILYILGFVVMTGTLTYDVWRGFFASSFTKVFTLLTLFSILIHGWIGMWQVLTDYVKPLATRLVLQLVIVVALLSYAIYGTVVVWGV, from the coding sequence ATGGTAAGCAATGCTTCTGCATTAGGACGCAACGGTATTCATGACTGGCTGTTACTGCGTGCTGCTGCAATCTTAATTACGCTCTACATTCTCTACATTCTCGGTTTTGTAGTGATGACAGGCACGCTGACGTATGACGTCTGGCGCGGCTTCTTCGCTTCCTCCTTCACGAAAGTGTTCACGTTGCTGACGCTGTTCTCCATTCTGATTCATGGCTGGATCGGGATGTGGCAGGTGCTGACTGACTACGTGAAACCGCTGGCGACCCGTCTGGTGTTGCAGCTGGTGATTGTGGTCGCGCTGTTGTCCTATGCAATTTATGGAACCGTTGTCGTGTGGGGTGTGTAA
- the sdhA gene encoding succinate dehydrogenase flavoprotein subunit: MSLPVREFDAVVIGAGGAGMRAALQISQSGQTCALLSKVFPTRSHTVSAQGGITVALGNTHEDNWEWHMYDTVKGSDYIGDQDAIEYMCHVGPEAILELEHMGLPFSRLDDGRVYQRPFGGQSKNFGGEQAARTAAAADRTGHALLHTLYQQNLKNKTTIFSEWYALDLVKNADGAIVGCTAICIETGETVYFKAKATILATGGAGRIYQSTTNAHINTGDGVGMALRAGVPVQDMEMWQFHPTGIAGAGVLVTEGCRGEGGYLLNKHGERFMERYAPNAKDLAGRDVVARSMMIEIREGRGCDGPWGPHIKLKLDHLGKDVLESRLPGILELSRTFAHADPIKEPIPVIPTCHYMMGGIPTKVTGQALCVNEQGEDVVIPGLFAVGEIACVSVHGANRLGGNSLLDLVVFGRAAGLHLLECIEEQGELREATQDEIDAAMARFNRWENNTTGEDPVEIRKALQRCMQNNFSVFREGDAMAQGLEELKVIRERLKSARLDDRSPDFNTQRIECLELDNLMETAYATAVAANYRTESRGAHSRFDYPERDDANWLCHSLYVPQTESMTRREVNMQPKLRAAFPPKVRTY; encoded by the coding sequence ATGAGTTTGCCAGTCAGAGAGTTTGATGCCGTGGTGATCGGCGCAGGTGGTGCAGGTATGCGCGCTGCTTTGCAAATCTCCCAATCGGGCCAGACCTGCGCCCTGTTGTCGAAAGTTTTCCCTACCCGTTCCCATACCGTTTCCGCCCAGGGCGGCATTACCGTGGCGCTTGGCAACACCCACGAAGATAACTGGGAATGGCATATGTACGATACCGTGAAAGGTTCCGACTATATCGGTGACCAGGACGCGATCGAATATATGTGTCATGTCGGCCCGGAAGCGATTCTGGAGCTGGAGCATATGGGTTTGCCTTTCTCCCGTCTTGATGATGGCCGCGTGTATCAGCGTCCGTTTGGTGGTCAGTCGAAAAACTTCGGTGGTGAGCAGGCGGCGCGTACCGCTGCGGCTGCCGACCGTACCGGCCACGCCCTGCTGCATACCCTGTATCAGCAGAACCTGAAAAACAAAACCACCATCTTCTCCGAATGGTATGCGCTAGACCTGGTGAAAAACGCCGACGGTGCCATCGTCGGTTGTACTGCCATCTGCATCGAAACCGGTGAGACGGTCTACTTCAAAGCCAAAGCCACCATTCTGGCAACCGGCGGTGCAGGCCGTATTTACCAGTCCACCACCAACGCCCACATCAACACCGGTGACGGTGTCGGTATGGCCCTGCGTGCAGGCGTACCGGTGCAGGACATGGAAATGTGGCAGTTCCACCCAACCGGTATCGCCGGTGCGGGTGTGCTGGTGACCGAAGGTTGCCGTGGTGAAGGTGGTTATCTGCTGAATAAACACGGCGAACGTTTTATGGAACGCTACGCACCTAACGCCAAAGACCTGGCGGGCCGTGATGTGGTGGCGCGTTCGATGATGATCGAAATCCGTGAAGGTCGCGGCTGTGACGGCCCATGGGGTCCGCACATTAAGCTGAAGCTCGACCATCTGGGCAAAGACGTGCTGGAATCCCGTCTGCCGGGCATTCTGGAGCTGTCGCGTACCTTCGCCCATGCCGATCCGATAAAAGAACCGATTCCGGTGATCCCAACCTGTCACTACATGATGGGCGGTATTCCGACCAAAGTGACCGGCCAGGCGCTGTGCGTGAATGAGCAGGGCGAAGATGTTGTCATTCCGGGTCTGTTCGCGGTAGGTGAAATCGCCTGCGTATCGGTACATGGTGCTAACCGCCTCGGCGGTAACTCATTGCTCGACCTGGTAGTGTTTGGTCGTGCGGCGGGTCTGCATCTGCTGGAGTGTATCGAGGAGCAGGGCGAACTGCGTGAGGCCACCCAGGACGAGATCGATGCGGCGATGGCACGCTTCAATCGCTGGGAAAATAACACCACTGGTGAAGATCCGGTTGAGATTCGCAAGGCGCTGCAACGCTGCATGCAGAACAACTTCTCGGTCTTCCGTGAAGGTGATGCGATGGCGCAGGGTCTGGAAGAGTTGAAAGTGATCCGCGAACGCCTGAAATCAGCGCGTCTCGATGACCGTTCACCGGACTTCAATACCCAGCGTATCGAGTGTCTGGAGCTGGATAATCTGATGGAAACCGCTTATGCCACAGCCGTGGCGGCGAACTATCGTACCGAAAGCCGTGGCGCGCATAGCCGCTTCGACTATCCGGAGCGCGATGATGCCAACTGGCTGTGCCATAGCCTCTATGTTCCGCAAACGGAAAGCATGACGCGCCGTGAGGTGAACATGCAACCGAAACTGCGCGCGGCCTTCCCGCCGAAAGTGCGTACTTATTAA
- a CDS encoding succinate dehydrogenase iron-sulfur subunit, with translation MRLEFSIYRYNPEVDDAPRMQEYSLEAEDGRDMMLLDALIKLKEKDPTLAFRRSCREGVCGSDGLNMNGKNGLACITPVSALGNGTKKIVIRPLPGLPVIRDLVVDMGQFYAQYEKIKPYLLNNGENPPAREHLQSPAEREHLDGLYECILCACCSTSCPSFWWNPDKFIGPAGLLAAYRFLIDSRDTETDARLDNLNDAFSVFRCHSIMNCVSVCPKGLNPTRAIGHIKSMLLQRGA, from the coding sequence ATGAGACTCGAATTTTCAATCTATCGTTACAACCCGGAAGTTGATGACGCGCCGCGTATGCAGGAGTACAGCCTGGAAGCGGAAGATGGTCGCGACATGATGCTGCTGGACGCGTTGATCAAGCTGAAAGAGAAAGATCCGACGCTGGCGTTTCGTCGCTCCTGCCGTGAAGGCGTGTGCGGGTCTGATGGCCTGAACATGAACGGTAAAAACGGTCTGGCCTGTATCACCCCGGTGTCCGCGCTGGGCAATGGTACGAAGAAAATTGTTATCCGTCCGCTGCCTGGTTTGCCGGTAATTCGCGATCTGGTTGTGGATATGGGGCAATTCTACGCACAGTATGAGAAGATTAAGCCTTACCTGTTGAATAACGGGGAAAATCCACCGGCGCGTGAGCATCTGCAAAGCCCGGCTGAGCGTGAGCATCTGGATGGTCTGTACGAGTGTATTCTCTGCGCCTGCTGCTCAACCTCGTGCCCGTCGTTCTGGTGGAACCCGGACAAATTCATCGGTCCGGCCGGTTTGCTGGCGGCGTACCGCTTCCTGATTGACAGCCGTGATACCGAAACCGATGCACGTCTGGACAATCTGAACGATGCTTTCAGTGTATTCCGCTGTCACAGCATCATGAACTGTGTGAGCGTGTGCCCAAAAGGACTAAACCCGACGCGCGCCATCGGCCATATTAAGTCGATGCTGCTGCAACGCGGAGCATAG
- the sucA gene encoding 2-oxoglutarate dehydrogenase E1 component yields the protein MQNSAMKPWLDSSWLAGANQSYIEQLYEDFLTDPDSVDAMWRDMFQQLPGTGVKPEQFHSTTRDYFRRLAKDATRYTSTVTDPATNSKQVKVLQLINAFRFRGHQHANLDPLGLWKQDAVPDLDPTYHDLTDADFQESFNVGSFAIGKETMKLADLFEALKQTYCGSIGAEYMHINNTDEKRWIQQRLESIVGHASFSADEKKGFLKELTAAEGLEKYLGAKFPGAKRFSLEGGDALIPMLREMIRHAGKSGTREVVLGMAHRGRLNVLINVLGKKPQDLFDEFSGKHKEHLGTGDVKYHMGFSSDVETEGGLVHLALAFNPSHLEIVSPVVMGSVRARLDRLAEPSSNKVLPITIHGDAAVTGQGVVQETLNMSQARGYEVGGTVRIVINNQVGFTTSNPQDARSTPYCTDIGKMVLAPIFHVNADDPEAVAFVTRLALDYRNTFKRDVFIDLVCYRRHGHNEADEPSATQPLMYQKIKKHPTPRKIYADRLEADGIAKLEDATEMVNVYRDALDAGECVVPEWRPMSLHSFTWSPYLNHDWDESYPATVEMKRLQELARRISQVPEAVEVQGRVAKIYNDRKEMAEGNKAFDWGGAENLAYATLVDEGIPVRLSGEDSGRGTFFHRHAVVHNQANGSTYTPLHHIHHGQGQFKVWDSVLSEEAVLAFEYGYATAEPRVLTIWEAQFGDFANGAQVVIDQFISSGEQKWGRMCGLVMLLPHGYEGQGPEHSSARLERYLQLCAEQNMQVCVPSTPAQVYHMLRRQALRGMRRPLIVMSPKSLLRHPLAISTLDELANGSFQPAIGEVDDLDAKQVKRVVMCAGKVYYDLLEQRRKSEKNDVAIIRIEQLYPFPHKAVQEALKPYSHVQDFVWCQEEPLNQGAWYCSQHHFREVVPFGASLSYAGRPASASPAVGYMSVHQKQQQDLVNDALNLG from the coding sequence ATGCAGAACAGCGCGATGAAGCCCTGGCTGGACTCCTCCTGGCTGGCCGGCGCGAACCAATCTTACATAGAGCAACTCTATGAGGATTTCCTGACCGATCCTGACTCTGTTGATGCCATGTGGCGCGACATGTTCCAGCAGCTGCCCGGCACTGGCGTGAAACCTGAGCAGTTTCACTCCACCACGCGTGATTACTTCCGCCGCCTGGCCAAAGATGCGACGCGTTACACCTCCACAGTCACTGATCCGGCCACCAATTCCAAACAGGTTAAGGTGCTGCAGCTGATCAACGCCTTCCGCTTTCGCGGACACCAGCACGCTAACCTTGATCCACTCGGCCTGTGGAAACAGGACGCCGTCCCGGATCTCGACCCGACCTATCACGACCTGACCGACGCGGATTTTCAGGAAAGCTTTAACGTTGGTTCTTTTGCTATCGGCAAAGAGACCATGAAGCTGGCCGATCTCTTCGAAGCGCTGAAGCAGACCTACTGTGGCTCCATTGGTGCTGAGTACATGCACATCAATAACACCGATGAAAAACGCTGGATTCAGCAGCGTCTCGAATCGATCGTGGGCCACGCCAGTTTCAGTGCTGACGAGAAAAAAGGTTTCCTGAAAGAGCTGACGGCGGCAGAAGGCCTGGAAAAATACCTTGGTGCTAAATTCCCCGGCGCGAAACGCTTCTCACTGGAAGGCGGCGATGCGCTGATTCCGATGCTGCGCGAAATGATTCGTCACGCCGGTAAAAGCGGTACGCGTGAAGTGGTGCTGGGTATGGCGCACCGCGGCCGTCTGAACGTGCTGATCAACGTACTGGGCAAAAAGCCGCAGGATCTGTTCGACGAGTTTTCCGGTAAGCACAAAGAACACCTCGGCACCGGTGACGTGAAGTACCACATGGGCTTCTCGTCAGATGTGGAAACCGAAGGTGGACTGGTGCATCTGGCGCTGGCATTTAACCCGTCGCACCTTGAAATTGTCAGCCCGGTGGTAATGGGTTCGGTGCGTGCGCGTCTGGATCGTCTGGCCGAGCCGAGCAGCAATAAAGTGCTGCCAATCACCATTCACGGTGATGCTGCGGTGACCGGGCAGGGCGTGGTGCAGGAAACCCTGAACATGTCGCAGGCGCGTGGTTACGAAGTGGGCGGTACGGTTCGCATCGTGATCAACAACCAGGTGGGCTTCACCACCTCAAACCCGCAGGATGCACGTTCAACGCCATATTGTACTGACATCGGTAAAATGGTGCTGGCACCGATTTTCCACGTTAACGCGGACGATCCGGAAGCCGTTGCCTTTGTCACCCGTCTGGCGCTCGACTATCGCAACACCTTCAAACGTGATGTGTTTATCGACCTGGTGTGCTATCGCCGTCATGGCCACAACGAAGCCGACGAGCCAAGTGCAACCCAGCCGTTGATGTACCAGAAAATCAAAAAGCATCCGACGCCGCGTAAAATCTACGCTGACCGCCTGGAAGCAGATGGCATCGCCAAACTGGAAGATGCTACCGAAATGGTCAATGTGTATCGCGATGCGCTGGATGCCGGTGAATGCGTGGTGCCGGAATGGCGTCCGATGAGCCTGCACTCCTTCACCTGGTCGCCGTACCTGAATCACGACTGGGATGAAAGCTACCCGGCGACCGTTGAGATGAAACGTTTGCAAGAGCTGGCGCGCCGTATCAGCCAGGTGCCGGAAGCGGTTGAAGTCCAGGGCCGTGTTGCCAAGATTTATAACGACCGTAAAGAGATGGCCGAAGGTAATAAAGCCTTTGACTGGGGCGGCGCGGAAAACCTGGCTTATGCCACGCTGGTTGATGAAGGCATCCCGGTGCGTCTGTCAGGTGAAGACTCGGGCCGTGGCACTTTCTTCCATCGTCATGCGGTGGTACACAACCAGGCGAACGGTTCCACCTATACGCCGCTGCACCATATCCATCATGGTCAGGGACAGTTTAAGGTCTGGGACTCGGTGCTGTCGGAAGAAGCGGTGCTGGCGTTCGAATACGGTTATGCCACCGCAGAACCGCGTGTGCTGACCATCTGGGAAGCGCAGTTTGGTGACTTTGCCAATGGTGCGCAGGTGGTTATCGACCAGTTCATCAGTTCCGGCGAGCAGAAATGGGGCCGTATGTGTGGCCTGGTGATGCTGCTGCCGCATGGTTATGAAGGTCAGGGTCCGGAGCACTCCTCTGCGCGTCTGGAGCGCTATCTGCAACTCTGCGCCGAGCAGAATATGCAGGTGTGCGTGCCTTCTACGCCAGCACAGGTTTACCATATGCTGCGTCGTCAGGCGCTGCGCGGTATGCGCCGTCCTCTGATCGTGATGTCACCGAAATCGCTGCTGCGTCATCCGCTGGCGATCTCGACTCTCGATGAACTGGCGAACGGCAGCTTCCAGCCCGCCATCGGTGAAGTCGACGATCTCGATGCGAAACAGGTGAAACGCGTGGTGATGTGTGCTGGTAAGGTTTACTACGACCTGCTGGAACAGCGCCGCAAGAGCGAGAAGAACGACGTCGCGATTATTCGTATTGAGCAGCTGTATCCGTTTCCGCATAAAGCGGTACAGGAAGCACTGAAACCCTATTCTCATGTCCAGGATTTTGTCTGGTGTCAGGAAGAACCACTGAATCAGGGTGCATGGTACTGCAGTCAGCATCATTTCCGCGAAGTGGTTCCGTTTGGTGCTTCACTGAGCTATGCAGGCCGCCCGGCTTCTGCTTCACCGGCCGTGGGCTACATGTCCGTACATCAAAAACAGCAGCAAGACCTGGTTAATGACGCGCTGAACCTTGGTTAA
- the odhB gene encoding 2-oxoglutarate dehydrogenase complex dihydrolipoyllysine-residue succinyltransferase: MSSVDILVPDLPESVADATVATWHKKPGDAVSRDEVIVEIETDKVVLEVPASADGVLDAVLEDEGSTVISRQILGRLKEGNSSGKETTAKVDSKESTPAQRQTASLEEESNDALSPAIRRLIAEHDLDASQIKGSGVGGRITREDVEKHLAKKPEAKAAPAAAQPAAAPQTAIANRSEKRVPMTRLRKRVAERLLEAKNSTAMLTTFNEINMKPIMDLRKQYGDAFEKRHGVRLGFMSFYIKAVVEALKRYPEVNASIDGEDVVYHNYFDVSIAVSTPRGLVTPVLRDVDALSMADIEKKIKELAVKGRDGKLTVDELTGGNFTITNGGVFGSLMSTPIINPPQSAILGMHAIKDRPMAVNGQVVVLPMMYLALSYDHRLIDGRESVGYLVAVKEMLEDPARLLLDV; this comes from the coding sequence ATGAGTAGCGTAGATATTCTCGTTCCCGATTTGCCTGAATCCGTAGCGGACGCAACGGTAGCAACCTGGCATAAAAAACCCGGCGACGCGGTCAGTCGCGATGAAGTAATTGTCGAGATCGAAACCGACAAAGTAGTGCTGGAAGTGCCGGCATCGGCCGACGGCGTACTGGATGCGGTGCTGGAAGATGAAGGTTCAACCGTAATTTCTCGCCAGATCCTGGGCCGTCTGAAAGAAGGCAACAGCAGCGGGAAAGAGACCACCGCGAAAGTGGATAGCAAGGAATCAACGCCTGCACAGCGTCAGACGGCTTCTCTGGAAGAAGAGAGCAATGACGCACTCAGCCCGGCGATCCGTCGCCTGATCGCTGAGCATGACCTCGATGCCAGCCAGATTAAAGGCAGCGGCGTTGGCGGTCGTATCACGCGTGAAGATGTCGAAAAACATCTGGCGAAGAAACCGGAAGCCAAAGCGGCACCGGCTGCAGCACAACCTGCAGCTGCACCGCAGACCGCGATTGCCAACCGTAGCGAGAAGCGTGTGCCAATGACGCGTCTGCGTAAGCGTGTTGCTGAGCGTCTGCTGGAAGCGAAAAACAGCACCGCCATGCTGACCACCTTCAATGAAATCAACATGAAGCCGATCATGGATCTGCGTAAGCAGTACGGCGATGCCTTCGAGAAGCGTCATGGCGTGCGTCTGGGCTTTATGTCTTTCTATATCAAAGCCGTGGTTGAAGCGCTGAAACGCTACCCGGAAGTGAATGCTTCCATCGACGGTGAAGACGTGGTGTACCACAACTATTTCGACGTCAGCATCGCGGTATCCACCCCGCGTGGTCTGGTGACGCCGGTGCTGAGAGATGTTGATGCGCTGAGCATGGCTGACATCGAGAAGAAAATTAAAGAACTGGCGGTGAAAGGCCGTGACGGCAAACTGACCGTTGACGAACTGACTGGCGGTAACTTCACCATCACTAACGGCGGTGTCTTCGGTTCGCTGATGTCCACCCCGATCATCAACCCACCGCAGAGCGCGATTCTGGGCATGCACGCCATCAAAGATCGTCCGATGGCGGTGAATGGTCAGGTTGTGGTGCTGCCGATGATGTATCTGGCGCTCTCTTATGATCACCGTCTGATTGATGGCCGCGAGTCTGTCGGTTATCTGGTGGCGGTGAAAGAGATGCTGGAAGATCCGGCGCGTCTGCTGCTGGATGTCTGA